A genomic segment from Prochlorothrix hollandica PCC 9006 = CALU 1027 encodes:
- a CDS encoding methyl-accepting chemotaxis protein: protein MTSQVTSSLAPTAAPTEDELLGLVTRASALQQSGLTDQAIVVYAELLQADPQGRYGDLARRSLDSLGGVSSQAKAENPRNPSTTPKIPGSSLSSSPQQPLSGVQRWRSNPMRLMNLPIRQKQLLGLFTSELVSILGLVGVGAVLIVTGLRSQLVEQTKSEVAVAEINYNIKIDQMGFGFRGQSDNTAIIGAAISGKSTPQVVAILKNEIQARNIEYATLVNNQARIIASANSNRSGQLFNPNDLVTTALASGEQLTATEVISWAELAQEQAPLPEGVQDQDALIRYTITPVRNPANQAVLGALVSGDIVNGKQAMVERTLAAFGGGYSAVYFRNTSDEWQLATALQDQQGTLQPNIPLPDLTLLDLAVKTPGDRVEERLTIGGTPYTAVAQAVANSQGQPTAVLVRGTAETGVNSLLRTSLTWQATSVVVVILLDLWIATLLTRSIAGPMVRLQESAQKLAAGDNSSRADVLTTDEVGNLAQTFNLMADSIQARTDEVEALARQRQQEAEDQRKQTEKLQQRVIGLLLEIEGAQTGDLTVRAQVTDDEMGSVADAFNATVRSLRQLVTQVQQVSQQMNYSATDSDRSVTELSSQALQQAESIATVLRSVEEMSQSIESVANSALAAAAIAKQASLSASAGGTAMEQTVNSIEDLRGSVAETTKKVKRLTESSQEISKIVALISEISSKTNLLAFNASIEAVRAGENGQGFRIVADEVRRLAERVSESTKEIEQLVSSIQVETAEVLSMMEKGTTQVVTSTRMMTDTRQTLLALVDTNQEIDQLVQKISESTASQSVASQQVSQTMKEVAEVALSTSTGSQQVSQSLKQLLEVSAELQESVSQFKVDTPT, encoded by the coding sequence ATGACCTCTCAAGTCACCTCTTCCCTAGCCCCCACTGCTGCGCCCACTGAAGATGAATTGCTGGGACTGGTTACCCGTGCCAGTGCCCTGCAACAGTCCGGTTTGACGGATCAGGCGATCGTGGTCTATGCAGAATTGCTTCAGGCCGATCCCCAGGGGCGCTATGGCGACCTGGCACGGCGATCCCTAGACAGTTTGGGGGGTGTCTCCTCCCAGGCTAAGGCAGAGAACCCCCGCAACCCTAGCACAACCCCCAAAATCCCCGGTTCAAGCCTATCCAGCAGCCCCCAGCAACCCTTGTCGGGGGTGCAGCGGTGGCGTAGCAATCCCATGCGGTTGATGAATCTCCCCATTCGTCAGAAACAGTTATTGGGACTCTTTACCTCCGAGCTGGTGTCGATCCTCGGTTTGGTGGGGGTGGGGGCGGTGCTGATTGTGACGGGTCTGCGATCGCAGTTGGTGGAGCAGACGAAGTCGGAAGTAGCCGTTGCGGAAATCAACTACAACATTAAAATTGACCAGATGGGTTTCGGCTTCCGGGGTCAGTCGGACAACACCGCCATTATTGGGGCGGCCATCAGCGGCAAATCTACGCCCCAGGTGGTGGCCATTCTCAAAAATGAGATCCAAGCCCGCAATATTGAATATGCCACCCTGGTTAATAACCAAGCCCGCATCATCGCCAGCGCCAACAGCAACCGCAGTGGCCAACTCTTTAACCCCAATGATCTGGTGACCACGGCCCTGGCCAGCGGGGAGCAACTGACGGCAACGGAGGTCATTTCTTGGGCAGAGTTAGCCCAGGAACAAGCCCCCCTGCCGGAGGGAGTCCAGGATCAAGATGCCCTGATTCGCTATACCATTACGCCGGTGCGCAATCCAGCTAACCAGGCGGTGCTGGGAGCCTTGGTGTCGGGGGATATCGTTAATGGCAAACAGGCCATGGTGGAACGAACCCTAGCGGCCTTTGGCGGCGGCTATAGTGCAGTTTACTTCCGCAACACCAGCGATGAGTGGCAACTAGCTACAGCCCTTCAGGATCAGCAGGGCACCCTGCAACCCAATATCCCCCTGCCGGACTTGACTCTCTTGGATTTGGCGGTGAAAACCCCAGGCGATCGGGTGGAGGAACGCCTCACCATTGGGGGTACGCCCTACACAGCGGTGGCCCAGGCAGTGGCCAACTCCCAGGGCCAACCGACGGCAGTCTTGGTGCGGGGCACCGCCGAAACGGGCGTGAACAGCCTGCTACGCACTAGTTTGACCTGGCAGGCCACCAGTGTGGTGGTGGTGATTTTGCTCGATCTCTGGATTGCGACCCTGCTGACCCGATCCATTGCCGGACCCATGGTTCGCCTCCAAGAGTCGGCCCAAAAACTGGCCGCAGGGGATAACAGTAGCCGTGCCGACGTGTTAACCACGGATGAAGTGGGGAACCTGGCGCAGACCTTTAACCTGATGGCGGACAGCATCCAAGCCCGGACCGATGAAGTGGAAGCCCTAGCCCGTCAGCGCCAACAGGAAGCAGAGGATCAGCGTAAGCAGACGGAAAAACTGCAACAGCGGGTGATTGGTCTCTTGTTGGAAATTGAAGGTGCCCAAACGGGAGATTTAACGGTGCGTGCCCAGGTCACGGACGATGAAATGGGATCGGTGGCGGATGCCTTCAATGCGACGGTGCGCAGTCTGCGCCAGTTGGTGACCCAGGTGCAGCAGGTGTCCCAGCAGATGAACTACAGTGCGACGGACAGCGATCGATCGGTAACAGAACTGTCGAGTCAAGCCCTGCAACAGGCGGAGTCCATTGCGACGGTGCTGCGATCGGTGGAGGAGATGTCCCAATCCATTGAGTCTGTGGCCAATTCTGCCCTGGCAGCGGCGGCCATTGCCAAACAAGCCTCCCTGTCCGCCAGTGCGGGGGGGACGGCCATGGAACAGACGGTGAATAGTATTGAAGATCTGCGGGGCAGTGTGGCGGAAACCACGAAGAAGGTGAAACGCCTTACGGAATCCTCCCAAGAGATTTCTAAGATTGTGGCACTGATTTCGGAAATCTCCTCCAAAACCAACCTTTTGGCCTTTAACGCTTCCATTGAGGCGGTGCGAGCGGGGGAAAATGGCCAGGGCTTCCGGATTGTGGCCGATGAGGTGCGGCGACTGGCGGAACGGGTCAGCGAGTCCACCAAGGAGATTGAGCAGTTAGTGTCCAGTATTCAGGTGGAAACGGCGGAGGTGTTGTCTATGATGGAGAAGGGCACGACCCAGGTGGTGACCAGTACCCGCATGATGACGGACACCCGCCAAACCCTGTTGGCTTTGGTGGACACGAACCAAGAAATTGATCAACTGGTGCAGAAAATTTCCGAGAGTACGGCTTCCCAAAGTGTGGCCTCCCAGCAGGTGAGTCAAACCATGAAGGAGGTGGCGGAGGTGGCCCTGAGTACTTCAACGGGTTCGCAACAGGTGTCCCAGAGCCTGAAGCAGTTGTTGGAAGTGTCGGCAGAACTGCAAGAGTCTGTGTCCCAGTTTAAGGTGGACACCCCCACCTAG